One segment of Castanea sativa cultivar Marrone di Chiusa Pesio chromosome 3, ASM4071231v1 DNA contains the following:
- the LOC142629727 gene encoding phytyl ester synthase 1, chloroplastic-like, which translates to MASFIGFQALPFFMSNPKNKCGSQVQVRSLSGADSTVLSSDSVVVNGTSIGGERRRGGTSIDQANGQLRSKVEEKRRVEDDALETLKPLWDDGYGTETIKDYFDIAKDIVKPDGGPPRWFSPIACGCPLKDSPVLLFLPGMDGTGLGLVLHHTALGKAFEVWCLHIPVHDRTPFEGLVKLVEETVRFEHASSPHKPIYLVGDNFGGCLALAVASRNPAIDLVLILSNPATSFGRSQLQPLFLLLEAMPDGLHSAVPYLSSIVGDLVKMAAANIESMLPPEQRFERLYGLLPYLSDFVDIIPMDSLLWKLKLLKSAAAYANSRLHSVKAEVLVLFSGKDKILPSRDEAERLKNSLQDCVVRYFKDSGHTLLLEDGISLMTVIKGTFKYRCARRLDITSDFLPPSMTEFKYLSDQITKLFRVATDPILFSTLEDGKIMKGLVGVPSEGPVLLVGYHMFMGLELPSLAEGFLREKNIMIRGLAHPMLFSRMFESSSSEFSIIDWVKVFGAVPVTGSNFFKLLSTKSHVLLYPGGAREALHYKGEEYKLFWPDQQEFVRMAAKFGATIVPFGAVGEDDIAEMLLDYNDLIKIPVVNGLIREAISQNTMKVRDETKGEVANPNLFYPLMVPKIPGRFYYLFGKPIKTKGREDILKDKQVANQLYLQIKAEVERNMAFLIEKRQEDPYRSIVDRTLYKAIHGPIEVPAFET; encoded by the exons ATGGCATCATTTATAGGTTTCCAGGCATTGCCCTTTTTTATGTCAAATCCGAAGAATAAGTGTGGGAGTCAAGTGCAAGTGAGGAGTTTAAGTGGTGCTGATTCTACAGTGTTGTCCTCAGATTCAGTTGTGGTGAATGGAACTTCTATAGGTGGGGAGAGAAGGAGAGGTGGGACTTCAATTGATCAAGCAAATGGGCAGCTAAGGTCTAAAGTTGAGGAGAAGAGGAGGGTAGAGGATGATGCTTTGGAAACTTTGAAGCCATTGTGGGATGATGGGTATGGGACTGAGACTATAAAAGATTACTTTGATATAGCCAAAGACATTGTTAAGCCTGATGGCGGGCCACCACGGTGGTTTTCCCCCATTGCTTGCGGATGCCCTTTGAAGGATTCTCCAGTTCTTCTCTTTTTGCCTG GGATGGATGGTACTGGTTTGGGACTTGTTTTGCATCATACAGCTCTTGGGAA GGCTTTTGAAGTCTGGTGCCTGCATATCCCTGTTCACGATCGTACACCATTTGAAG GGCTGGTAAAACTTGTAGAAGAAACTGTGAGGTTTGAGCACGCTTCATCTCCACATAAGCCAATTTATTTGGTGGGGGATAACTTTGGAGGATGCCTAGCACTTGCTGTTGCTTCTCGCAATCCTGCAATTGACCTAGTTCTGATATTATCCAATCCAG caacATCATTTGGCAGGTCTCAGCTGCAGCCACTGTTTCTTCTCCTGGAGGCTATGCCCGATGGACTGCACAGTGCAGTTCCCTATCTTAGCTCTATTGTGG GTGATCTAGTGAAGATGGCAGCGGCTAATATTGAAAGCATGCTTCCTCCTGAGCAAAGATTTGAAAGGCTGTATGGGTTGTTACCATATCTTTCT GATTTTGTTGATATTATACCAATGGACTCTCTTCTTTGGAAGCTGAAGCTGCTGAAATCAGCTGCTGCTTATGCTAATTCCCGTCTCCATTCTGTTAAAGCTGAAGTTCTTGTGCTATTTAG tggCAAGGATAAAATTCTTCCTAGTAGAGATGAAGCTGAACGACTTAAGAACTCATTACAAGATTGTGTTGTTCGTTACTTCAAGGACAGTGGGCATACCCTTTTATTG GAAGATGGAATTAGTTTGATGACAGTTATTAAGGGAACTTTCAAATATCGTTGTGCAAGGAGGCTTGATATTACCTCAGATTTTCTTCCTCCTAGTATGACCGAATTCAAATATCTCAGTGATCAAATAACCAA GTTGTTTCGCGTTGCTACTGATCCGATACTGTTCTCAACTTTGGAAGATGGAAAGATAATGAAAGGTCTTGTGGGCGTTCCAAGTGAAGGTCCTGTGTTATTAGTTGGTTATCACATGTTTATGGGACTGGAACTCCCTTCACTTGCTGAAGGATTCTTAAGGGAGAAGAACATTATGATTCGTGGCTTAGCGCATCCCATGTTGTTTTCGAGGATGTTTGAGAGTTCATCTTCTGAATTTTCTATAATTGATTGGGTGAAAGTGTTTGGTGCAGTACCTGTTACTGGAAgcaattttttcaaattgctttCAACAAAATCACATGTGCTTCTTTATCCTGGTGGGGCACGTGAGGCTCTGCATTACAAG GGAGAAGAATACAAGTTATTTTGGCCTGACCAGCAGGAATTTGTGAGAATGGCAGCAAAGTTTGGGGCCACAATTGTACCATTTGGAGCCGTGGGAGAAGATGATATAGCAGAA ATGCTTCTTGATTACAATGATCTAATTAAGATCCCAGTGGTTAATGGTTTAATCAGAGAAGCTATCAGCCAAAATACGATGAAAGTGAG GGATGAAACAAAGGGGGAGGTTGCCAACCCAAACCTCTTTTATCCATTGATGGTACCCAAGATACCTGGCCGCTTCTATTATTTGTTTGGGAAGCCCATAAAAACAAAGGGTAGGGAAGATATTCTGAAGGACAAACAAGTTGCAAACCAATTGTACTTGCAGATAAAAGCCGAGGTTGAACGCAATATGGCATTCTTGATTGAGAAGCGGCAGGAGGATCCTTATAGGAGTATTGTTGATAGAACATTGTATAAAGCAATTCATGGTCCAATTGAAGTTCCAGCATTTGAGACctaa